The genomic region CGGGTTCCACGACGATGAGCGTTTTGTCGTAAAGCATCTGCTCGCGAATCGTGTGAATGACAAACACGCTCGCGCCAAGCGAACGCAGCGTCTTGCCGGCTGCCCGGGCGCTGTCGGACGGCAACAACGAGGCGAGATCCGTGGCGAATTGGATGGCGTTGACTGCGTCCGGTTCAGTGCGCTGTTCCACCGGCACTGATTTCAGCCAGGCGACGAGGCTTTCAATCAACGGTTCCGCCTGCTCTTTGGGCCAGGACTTTCGCGGGAGCTGCTGGAGGCCGGCGACGCTCGCCGCGCGCTCGGTTCCCGACTTCACCAATGCGGCCAGGGTGTCGAACGTCTCCGCGTCGTGGCCGGGCACTGTGGCAATCGCGGTGATGGCCGCGCGTCGCACTTCCGGCGGATCGGCCTTGTGAAGAAGCGGTTCGATTTTTGGATAAAGCGACGCGCGCAGATTCACGTCGCGAATGAGTGGAACCGAGAGCAGCAAGTCCGCGAATTTCGCAGCGTCCGACTCAACCTGCGGCCAGGTTTTATCCGCGGACGCGTCAGCGGTCAGGCCCGCCGCGTAGCCCATCTGACGGGTCAACGGTAGTTGCGATTCGGTCGCCAGCTTTTCCAGGTCAGCCCGTTTGGCCGCGAGGCCGGTCGATTTGTTCTGGAGCAGGAGCGCAGCGAGATCGCGCAACACCGGCTCTGATTCTTCGCCTTTCTGGTCAAGCTCCTGAACGCCTTTGAGTAGTTCCGTCAACGTGTCCGTGTTGCGAATTTTGGCGAGACCTTCCAACGACTCGATCCGGTATTTTCGTTCGAGTCCCTTCCGCTCTAGGAGCGCGACATAGACGAACTCACTTCGTGGCGCTTCGATCAGTTCCTTGTTCGACAAGCGACCGAGAACGTAGGCTGCCGCGCGTGGGCTTTTCGGCAGGTTCAGTGTTTTCGCGGGCGGCTCATCGGCAGCGCGGACAGACGATAGTTCGGTTACCGAGACTACTGCGAAAATGGCAAGAGGCAGGAATGGAATGCTCAAAGAGGTCAGATTTGCAGTACGACCTCCGTGATAAATGAACGCGCTTA from Candidatus Angelobacter sp. harbors:
- a CDS encoding c-type cytochrome; translation: MKEIYRLMKMIVPHDSCLGPKPLSAFIYHGGRTANLTSLSIPFLPLAIFAVVSVTELSSVRAADEPPAKTLNLPKSPRAAAYVLGRLSNKELIEAPRSEFVYVALLERKGLERKYRIESLEGLAKIRNTDTLTELLKGVQELDQKGEESEPVLRDLAALLLQNKSTGLAAKRADLEKLATESQLPLTRQMGYAAGLTADASADKTWPQVESDAAKFADLLLSVPLIRDVNLRASLYPKIEPLLHKADPPEVRRAAITAIATVPGHDAETFDTLAALVKSGTERAASVAGLQQLPRKSWPKEQAEPLIESLVAWLKSVPVEQRTEPDAVNAIQFATDLASLLPSDSARAAGKTLRSLGASVFVIHTIREQMLYDKTLIVVEPGKPVEIILKNDDAMQHNFMIVAPGALEEIGQIAEKMAPQPDALLRLYVPDSPKVLFATKLLDPGQQTKLAFTAPARPGEYPYLCSYPGHWRRMTGTLAVVNDVDAYLASHIEQKMTEWKFEDLAPDLAKPEANGNAASGREFFTRLACVQCHKLGSEGYAYGPELTDVFKRYNNNRADILRQILEPSLKIDDRYRNYQFELANGDELTGMIVKEDADTLTIQTGPSDALIQSLKKSDFKQRQPQTSSLMPLGLLNTLTRQQIFDLLAFLESAGDVPAHAHQH